A window from Micromonospora terminaliae encodes these proteins:
- a CDS encoding DUF4352 domain-containing protein, producing MSHPQPPFGPQDPNQQPQEPPTQAFPTAPMPPVPGSPQPPQPPVSGAPQPPTSGAPYPPQPPTSGAPYPPPGGAYPPAAESPYAPQPPASGTPYPPQPPTSGAPYPPQPPYPAAGAGFPPPPGQYPPPGEAYPPAGPYPPAPGQFGPPPKKSNKNVWITVGIVVAVMLLLCCGGGIFAIYSGAQKTKDAIDSLPTPGVTYSNPVDDAPTGGTTATPEPGQTDSETFNMPSGDTLIVNDDDGTVEITVGNFRTKDKACQEFMPGPKNGMYLIADVTAEVTKGTGSVNPFFFKWVGSDGAEENGVAGAFSGCGKLMGSGNNLPSGSKRTGQLIFDVKDKNGTLEYQHHLRTAGSWKP from the coding sequence GTGAGCCACCCTCAGCCTCCGTTCGGACCGCAGGACCCGAACCAGCAGCCGCAGGAACCGCCGACCCAGGCGTTCCCCACCGCGCCGATGCCGCCGGTGCCCGGCAGCCCGCAGCCGCCGCAGCCGCCGGTGTCGGGCGCGCCGCAGCCGCCGACCTCGGGTGCCCCGTACCCGCCGCAGCCGCCGACCTCCGGTGCGCCGTACCCGCCGCCGGGTGGCGCGTACCCGCCTGCCGCGGAGTCGCCGTACGCGCCGCAGCCGCCGGCCTCGGGCACGCCGTACCCGCCGCAGCCCCCGACCTCGGGCGCTCCCTACCCGCCGCAGCCGCCGTACCCGGCCGCGGGTGCCGGGTTCCCGCCGCCGCCCGGGCAGTACCCGCCGCCGGGTGAGGCGTACCCGCCGGCCGGGCCGTACCCGCCCGCACCGGGGCAGTTCGGGCCGCCGCCCAAGAAGTCCAACAAGAACGTCTGGATCACCGTCGGCATCGTGGTGGCGGTCATGCTGCTGCTCTGCTGCGGCGGCGGCATCTTCGCCATCTACAGCGGGGCGCAGAAGACCAAGGACGCGATCGACAGCCTGCCCACCCCGGGGGTCACCTACAGCAACCCGGTCGACGACGCGCCGACCGGCGGAACCACGGCGACGCCGGAGCCGGGCCAGACGGACAGCGAGACCTTCAACATGCCGTCCGGCGACACCCTGATCGTCAACGACGACGACGGCACCGTCGAGATCACGGTCGGCAACTTCCGGACCAAGGACAAGGCCTGCCAGGAGTTCATGCCGGGGCCGAAGAACGGCATGTACCTGATCGCCGACGTGACCGCCGAGGTCACCAAGGGCACCGGCTCGGTCAACCCGTTCTTCTTCAAGTGGGTCGGCTCCGACGGCGCCGAGGAGAACGGCGTGGCGGGCGCCTTCTCCGGCTGCGGCAAGCTGATGGGCTCGGGCAACAACCTGCCCAGCGGCAGCAAGCGCACGGGGCAGCTCATCTTCGACGTCAAGGACAAGAACGGCACGCTGGAGTACCAGCACCACCTGCGTACCGCCGGCTCCTGGAAGCCGTGA
- a CDS encoding 4'-phosphopantetheinyl transferase family protein: protein MRDLLPPEVAVAVAGAADWTGALLPAERAGLGERAVASRRRDFTAGRVCARRALAGLGLPAAPVPAGIDRAPVWPAGVVGAITHTRDYCAAAAARAAEIRAVGIDAERHRELPTGVRRKVCLPEEETELARLPRGVAWSVVLFSVKETVYKVWHPLVGTWLDFPDARVTLDPAAGTFTARIAPARLAAAPVTDPPSSIAGRFAVDAGLVRTAAVLVPG, encoded by the coding sequence ATGCGGGACCTTCTGCCGCCCGAGGTCGCCGTGGCGGTGGCCGGAGCCGCGGACTGGACCGGCGCGCTGCTCCCGGCCGAGCGGGCCGGCCTGGGCGAGCGGGCCGTGGCCAGCCGCCGCCGGGACTTCACCGCCGGCCGGGTCTGCGCCCGCCGGGCGCTGGCCGGCCTGGGGCTGCCGGCCGCGCCGGTGCCCGCGGGCATTGACCGCGCCCCGGTCTGGCCGGCCGGCGTCGTCGGCGCCATCACCCACACCCGGGACTACTGCGCGGCCGCCGCCGCCCGCGCCGCCGAGATCCGCGCGGTGGGCATCGACGCCGAGCGCCACCGGGAACTTCCCACCGGGGTACGCCGGAAGGTCTGCCTGCCCGAGGAGGAGACGGAGCTGGCCCGGCTGCCCCGCGGGGTCGCCTGGTCGGTCGTGCTGTTCAGCGTCAAGGAGACCGTCTACAAGGTCTGGCACCCGCTCGTCGGCACCTGGCTGGACTTCCCCGACGCCCGCGTCACGCTCGATCCCGCGGCGGGCACCTTCACCGCCCGGATCGCGCCGGCCCGCCTCGCCGCCGCGCCGGTGACCGATCCGCCGTCGTCGATAGCCGGCCGATTCGCGGTGGACGCCGGTCTGGTGCGCACCGCTGCCGTTCTGGTACCGGGGTGA
- a CDS encoding peptidase, with protein MPTLIASAAALAAAGLALTPAAAAAAPTPSPGAATVTKAGTSFLTATAITPGQPVRVAASTGDHLYWSFRAEAGQVHEITATVSFGTPRTGTSTWTVDVFDGLRRRQACTAGAQTPTAAATATSVALGCTLRRVRPWAEPWSGDPLPGTYYLRLSVTDLPEPDLGLPVEVDLLVGADTHGGGSGDDGELAAPLVANTRAGTVLRAEPAPEAVAEEEDGLAGWLPEAGSRWVWTSAGGVLAAVAGVVGFALTRRPRRP; from the coding sequence ATGCCTACCCTGATCGCCTCCGCGGCGGCGCTGGCCGCCGCGGGGCTGGCCCTCACCCCGGCGGCCGCCGCCGCGGCCCCCACGCCGTCGCCCGGCGCGGCGACCGTCACCAAGGCGGGCACCTCGTTCCTGACCGCCACGGCCATCACCCCCGGCCAGCCGGTCCGGGTGGCCGCCTCGACCGGCGACCACCTCTACTGGTCGTTCCGCGCCGAGGCCGGCCAGGTCCACGAGATCACGGCCACGGTCTCCTTCGGAACGCCGCGCACGGGGACGTCCACCTGGACGGTCGACGTGTTCGACGGGCTGCGCCGCCGCCAGGCGTGCACGGCCGGCGCGCAGACCCCGACCGCGGCGGCGACCGCGACCAGCGTGGCGCTGGGCTGCACGCTGCGCCGCGTCCGGCCCTGGGCGGAGCCGTGGTCCGGCGACCCGCTGCCCGGCACCTACTACCTCCGGCTCTCGGTCACCGACCTGCCCGAGCCCGACCTGGGCCTGCCGGTCGAGGTGGACCTGCTGGTCGGCGCCGACACCCACGGCGGCGGGTCCGGCGACGACGGGGAGCTGGCGGCGCCACTGGTGGCGAACACCAGGGCCGGCACGGTACTCAGGGCGGAGCCGGCGCCCGAGGCGGTCGCCGAGGAGGAGGACGGCCTCGCCGGCTGGCTTCCGGAGGCCGGCTCGCGCTGGGTGTGGACCAGCGCGGGAGGCGTGCTCGCCGCCGTGGCGGGCGTCGTGGGCTTCGCCCTCACCCGGCGGCCCCGCCGGCCGTGA
- a CDS encoding VWA domain-containing protein: MINKRRPAAVLLGLLAATALIGPPPAAADDGTAEPPAEPPKVELVLDVSGSMRARDIDGRSRIAVAQQAFNEVVDALPDGNQLGIRVLGATYRGKDKKQGCQDTQQIVPVGPVDRTQAKAAVATLRPTGFTPVGLALRSAAQDLGTGSTARRIVLITDGEDTCAPPDPCQVARELAAQGTRLVVDTLGLAPDEKVRRQLLCIAGATGGTYTAAQSADELTGRIKQLVDRARDTYTATPTVVGGSPGCDGAPLLAPGVYTDREAFAEHRWYRVPVRPGQELRASVSVALDRPVNPDYGVLLRATAPDGRELVRGVDAGSGRTDVVSAGLRWSAAEEESPEPTPSGMRAARTVCLVVSNSFAPRAGTQAAPGMPVELTVDVVGASPAPDGPDLGRGWALLLLLTLAGLVTGLVAGLLTRWWVATWREN; encoded by the coding sequence GTGATCAACAAGAGACGACCGGCGGCCGTCCTTCTCGGACTGCTGGCGGCGACCGCGCTGATCGGTCCGCCGCCCGCCGCGGCCGACGACGGGACCGCCGAACCCCCCGCCGAGCCACCCAAGGTCGAACTGGTCCTGGACGTCAGCGGCTCGATGCGGGCCCGGGACATCGACGGGCGTAGCCGGATCGCGGTGGCGCAGCAGGCGTTCAACGAGGTGGTCGACGCCCTGCCGGACGGGAACCAGCTGGGCATCCGGGTGCTCGGCGCCACCTACCGGGGCAAGGACAAGAAGCAGGGCTGCCAGGACACCCAGCAGATCGTGCCGGTCGGACCCGTGGACCGTACGCAGGCCAAGGCGGCCGTCGCCACGCTGCGCCCGACCGGCTTCACCCCGGTGGGGCTGGCGCTCCGCTCCGCCGCGCAGGACCTGGGCACCGGCAGCACCGCCCGCCGGATCGTGCTGATCACCGATGGCGAGGACACCTGCGCCCCGCCCGACCCCTGCCAGGTGGCCCGCGAGCTGGCCGCCCAGGGCACCCGCCTGGTCGTCGACACGCTCGGCCTGGCCCCCGACGAGAAGGTCCGCCGGCAGCTGCTCTGCATCGCCGGGGCGACCGGCGGCACGTACACCGCGGCGCAGAGCGCCGACGAGCTGACCGGGCGGATCAAGCAGCTGGTGGACCGGGCCCGGGACACCTACACCGCCACCCCGACCGTGGTCGGCGGGTCGCCCGGCTGCGACGGCGCCCCGCTGCTCGCCCCCGGCGTCTACACCGACCGCGAGGCGTTCGCCGAGCACCGCTGGTACCGGGTTCCGGTGCGCCCCGGGCAGGAGCTGCGGGCCTCGGTGAGCGTCGCGTTGGACCGGCCGGTGAACCCGGACTACGGCGTCCTGCTGCGGGCCACCGCCCCGGACGGGCGGGAACTGGTCCGGGGCGTCGACGCCGGCAGCGGGCGTACCGACGTGGTGTCGGCCGGGCTGCGCTGGTCGGCCGCCGAGGAGGAGAGCCCGGAACCCACGCCGAGCGGGATGCGGGCGGCGCGGACCGTGTGCCTCGTGGTCAGCAACTCGTTCGCGCCGCGGGCCGGCACCCAGGCCGCCCCGGGCATGCCGGTGGAGCTGACCGTGGACGTGGTCGGCGCGTCCCCCGCCCCGGACGGGCCGGACCTCGGCCGCGGCTGGGCGCTGCTGCTCCTGCTCACCCTGGCCGGCCTGGTCACCGGGCTGGTCGCCGGGCTGCTCACCCGCTGGTGGGTGGCCACCTGGAGGGAGAACTGA
- a CDS encoding dolichyl-phosphate-mannose--protein mannosyltransferase: MTSASTAQSANAGGSAVEASAADRAAGPATSGGGGRIPAVVRRRLDTLDARLDRGRAWLATGVVVAIAAILRFVGLSGPNGKIFDEIYYARDAYGLIDRGVEWNYKDNGPSYVVHPPLGKWLIGLGEWAFGYQDAETRISVPGHLMTTAPEFGWRFAAAVAGTLSVLLLVRIGRRMFRSTTLGCAAGLLLALDGFHFVLSRTALLDIFLLLFVLAAFGALVLDRDGRRRRWARALEAGLDPSLPGRAGRPPSTWRDWPWWRLAAGVLLGCACAVKWSGLYFVPAFALLVLLWEVGVRRSAGVRRPWRDALLDELPWLLAAGVLMVVTYVLTWSGWLLGDEGYYRLASRYPNTPGLSDTPVIGPLINLWEYHKAAYGFHTQLDDPHKYQSWPWQWLLLGRPVAFYWSGDGNCGAPSCASEILLLGTPLLWWSFLPALVATVWLGLARRDWRAGAILLSVAAGLLPWFWFALDGRTMFSFYAAPAVPFLVLAVVYVLGAIISPAPAPGTAAPPSAEDTSDRRLVGSIVAGAYVLLVALCFGYFYPIFVGRLMAYADWSARMWLDGRWI; encoded by the coding sequence GTGACGAGTGCGTCGACAGCACAGAGCGCGAACGCGGGCGGGTCCGCCGTCGAGGCGTCCGCCGCCGACCGGGCCGCCGGCCCCGCGACGAGCGGCGGCGGTGGCCGGATCCCGGCCGTCGTCCGGCGACGGCTCGACACCCTCGATGCCCGCCTCGACCGGGGGCGCGCCTGGCTGGCCACCGGGGTCGTGGTGGCGATCGCGGCGATCCTGCGCTTCGTCGGCCTGAGCGGCCCGAACGGGAAGATCTTCGACGAGATCTACTACGCCCGCGACGCCTACGGGCTGATCGACCGAGGCGTCGAGTGGAACTACAAGGACAACGGCCCGTCGTACGTGGTGCACCCGCCACTGGGCAAGTGGCTCATCGGCCTCGGCGAGTGGGCCTTCGGCTACCAGGACGCCGAAACCAGGATCTCGGTGCCGGGGCACCTGATGACCACCGCCCCCGAGTTCGGCTGGCGGTTCGCGGCGGCCGTCGCCGGCACCCTGTCGGTGCTGCTGCTGGTGCGCATCGGCCGGCGGATGTTCCGCTCCACCACGCTGGGCTGCGCGGCCGGGCTGCTGCTCGCCCTGGACGGCTTCCACTTCGTGCTCTCCCGCACCGCGCTGCTCGACATCTTCCTGCTGCTGTTCGTGCTGGCCGCCTTCGGCGCGCTGGTGCTCGACCGCGACGGCCGGCGCCGGCGCTGGGCCCGGGCGCTGGAGGCGGGGCTCGACCCGTCGCTGCCGGGGCGGGCGGGCCGGCCGCCGTCGACCTGGCGCGACTGGCCGTGGTGGCGGCTGGCCGCCGGGGTGCTGCTCGGCTGCGCGTGCGCGGTGAAGTGGAGCGGCCTCTACTTCGTCCCGGCCTTCGCGCTGCTGGTGCTCCTGTGGGAGGTCGGCGTGCGCCGCTCGGCCGGGGTCCGCCGCCCGTGGCGGGACGCCCTGCTGGACGAGCTGCCCTGGCTGCTGGCGGCCGGCGTGCTCATGGTCGTCACCTACGTGCTCACCTGGTCGGGCTGGCTGCTCGGCGACGAGGGCTACTACCGCCTGGCCAGCCGCTACCCGAACACTCCGGGGCTGAGCGACACCCCGGTCATCGGGCCCCTGATCAACCTGTGGGAATACCACAAGGCCGCGTACGGCTTCCACACCCAGCTCGACGACCCGCACAAATACCAGTCCTGGCCGTGGCAGTGGCTGCTGCTCGGCCGGCCGGTGGCCTTCTACTGGTCCGGCGACGGCAACTGCGGCGCGCCGAGCTGCGCTTCCGAGATCCTGCTGCTGGGCACGCCGCTGCTCTGGTGGTCGTTCCTGCCGGCGCTGGTGGCGACCGTCTGGCTGGGGCTGGCGCGGCGCGACTGGCGGGCCGGCGCCATCCTGCTCAGCGTTGCCGCCGGCCTGCTGCCCTGGTTCTGGTTCGCGCTCGACGGCCGCACGATGTTCTCGTTCTACGCCGCGCCGGCGGTGCCGTTCCTGGTGCTCGCGGTGGTCTACGTGCTCGGCGCGATCATCTCGCCCGCCCCGGCGCCCGGCACGGCGGCACCGCCGAGCGCCGAGGACACCTCCGACCGGCGCCTGGTCGGCAGCATCGTCGCGGGCGCGTACGTGCTACTCGTCGCCCTCTGCTTCGGCTATTTCTACCCGATCTTCGTGGGCCGGCTCATGGCCTACGCGGACTGGTCGGCCCGGATGTGGCTGGACGGCCGCTGGATCTGA
- the rsmI gene encoding 16S rRNA (cytidine(1402)-2'-O)-methyltransferase gives MSEVGRLVLLGAPLGNPADASARFREVLAAADVVAAEDTRRLTRLARDLGVTVPGRIVSYFEGNEERRTLELVDVLAGGYTIALVTDGGMPSVSDPGYRLVRAALDAGIPVTAAPGPSAVTTALALSGLPCDRFCFEGFLPRTPGARRSRLRALAAEERTLVLFEAPHRIAGALADLAEAFGPDRPAALCRELTKTYEEVVRRPLGELAEWAAAGEPRGEITLVVAGAPPAAAVRPDDDTLRAAVAAREAAGLSRRDAVTEVATEYGLRRREVYTVVHS, from the coding sequence ATGTCCGAGGTTGGTCGCCTGGTGCTGCTCGGCGCGCCACTGGGCAACCCGGCCGACGCCTCGGCCCGCTTCCGCGAGGTGCTCGCCGCCGCCGACGTGGTCGCCGCCGAGGACACCCGCCGGCTCACCCGGCTGGCCCGCGACCTGGGGGTCACGGTCCCGGGCCGGATCGTCTCCTACTTCGAGGGCAACGAGGAGCGGCGCACCCTGGAACTGGTCGACGTGCTCGCCGGCGGCTACACGATCGCGCTGGTCACCGACGGCGGCATGCCCAGCGTCTCCGACCCCGGCTACCGGCTGGTCCGGGCCGCCCTCGACGCCGGGATCCCGGTGACGGCCGCCCCCGGCCCGAGCGCCGTGACCACCGCCCTGGCGCTGTCCGGGCTGCCCTGCGACCGGTTCTGCTTCGAGGGCTTCCTGCCCCGCACGCCCGGCGCCCGCCGGTCCCGGCTGCGCGCCCTCGCCGCCGAGGAGCGCACCCTGGTGCTCTTCGAGGCGCCCCACCGGATCGCCGGGGCGCTGGCCGACCTGGCCGAGGCGTTCGGCCCGGACCGGCCCGCCGCGCTCTGCCGGGAGCTGACGAAGACGTACGAGGAGGTGGTCCGCCGGCCGCTCGGCGAGCTGGCCGAGTGGGCCGCGGCGGGCGAGCCGCGTGGCGAGATCACCCTGGTCGTGGCCGGGGCGCCGCCGGCCGCGGCGGTCCGGCCCGACGACGACACCCTGCGCGCCGCCGTGGCCGCGCGCGAGGCCGCCGGCCTGTCGCGGCGCGACGCCGTCACCGAGGTGGCGACGGAGTACGGCCTACGCCGCCGCGAGGTCTACACGGTCGTGCACAGCTGA
- the metG gene encoding methionine--tRNA ligase — MSHVLAAVAWPYANGPRHIGHVSGFGVPSDVFARYMRMAGHDVLMVSGTDEHGTPIQVQADAEGVTPRELADRYNRVIAEDLRALGLSYDLFTRTTTRNHYAVVQELFEGLYRNGYIVPKVTTGAISPSTGRTLPDRYIEGTCPICGYDSARGDQCDNCGNQLDPVDLINPRSKINGETPEFVETEHFFLDLPALADALRQWLDGREGWRPNVLRFSRNLLDDLQPRAITRDLEWGVPIPLDGWRDRPDKRIYVWFDAVIGYLSASIEWARRTGDPEAWRRWWSADGEGKDARAYYFMGKDNIVFHSVIWPALLGGYSGEGSRDGEPGRLGRLNLPTEVVSSEYLTMEGRKFSSSRKVVIYVRDFLERYDADALRYFIAVAGPESNDTDFTWAEFLRRNNDELVAGWGNLVNRSVSMAAKNFGAIPPVDPAGLTEADQALLDTAKAGFATVGDLIARHRQKQAIGEAMKVVAEANKYLSEQAPWKLKGEDDKPRTGTILHVALQVVSDANTLLTPFLPHSAQKIHELLGGTGVHAPMPRIEEVEDLDGGPGYPVLTGDYTVGARWESVPLEVGRPLAAPKPVFRKLDPSIVDEELARLAG; from the coding sequence ATGAGTCACGTTCTCGCCGCGGTCGCCTGGCCCTACGCCAACGGCCCGCGCCACATCGGCCACGTATCCGGATTCGGCGTTCCCTCCGACGTCTTCGCCCGGTACATGCGGATGGCCGGTCACGACGTGCTCATGGTCTCCGGCACCGACGAGCACGGCACCCCGATCCAGGTGCAGGCCGACGCCGAGGGCGTCACCCCCCGCGAGCTGGCCGACCGCTACAACCGGGTGATCGCCGAGGACCTGCGGGCGCTGGGCCTGTCGTACGACCTGTTCACCCGGACCACCACCCGCAACCACTACGCGGTGGTGCAGGAGCTGTTCGAGGGCCTCTACCGCAACGGCTACATCGTCCCCAAGGTCACCACCGGGGCGATCTCCCCGTCGACCGGCCGGACCCTGCCCGACCGCTACATCGAGGGCACCTGCCCGATCTGCGGCTACGACAGCGCCCGGGGCGACCAGTGCGACAACTGCGGCAACCAGCTCGACCCGGTCGACCTGATCAACCCCAGGTCGAAGATCAACGGCGAGACGCCGGAGTTCGTGGAGACCGAGCACTTCTTCCTCGACCTTCCCGCCCTGGCCGACGCGCTGCGGCAGTGGCTGGACGGCAGGGAGGGCTGGCGGCCCAACGTGCTGCGCTTCTCGCGCAACCTGCTCGACGACCTCCAGCCCCGGGCCATCACCCGGGACCTGGAGTGGGGCGTGCCGATCCCGCTCGACGGCTGGCGTGACCGGCCCGACAAGCGGATCTACGTCTGGTTCGACGCGGTCATCGGCTACCTGTCCGCCTCGATCGAGTGGGCCCGCCGCACCGGCGACCCGGAGGCCTGGCGGAGGTGGTGGTCCGCCGACGGCGAGGGCAAGGATGCCCGGGCCTACTACTTCATGGGCAAGGACAACATCGTCTTCCACTCGGTGATCTGGCCGGCGCTGCTCGGCGGCTACTCCGGCGAGGGCTCCCGGGACGGCGAGCCGGGCCGGCTGGGCCGGCTCAACCTGCCCACCGAGGTGGTCTCCAGCGAGTACCTGACCATGGAGGGGCGCAAGTTCTCCTCCTCCCGCAAGGTGGTCATCTACGTCCGCGACTTCCTGGAGCGGTACGACGCCGACGCGCTGCGCTACTTCATCGCGGTGGCCGGCCCGGAGAGCAACGACACCGACTTCACCTGGGCCGAGTTCCTCCGCCGCAACAACGACGAGCTGGTGGCGGGCTGGGGCAACCTGGTCAACCGGTCCGTCTCGATGGCGGCGAAGAACTTCGGCGCGATCCCGCCGGTCGACCCGGCCGGGCTCACCGAGGCCGACCAGGCCCTGCTGGACACCGCGAAGGCGGGCTTCGCCACCGTCGGCGACCTGATCGCCCGGCACCGGCAGAAGCAGGCCATCGGCGAGGCCATGAAGGTCGTGGCCGAGGCCAACAAGTACCTGTCCGAGCAGGCGCCCTGGAAGCTCAAGGGCGAGGACGACAAGCCGCGGACGGGCACCATCCTGCACGTCGCCCTCCAGGTGGTCAGCGACGCCAACACGCTGCTCACCCCGTTCCTGCCGCACTCCGCGCAGAAGATCCACGAGCTGCTCGGCGGCACCGGGGTGCACGCACCCATGCCGCGGATCGAGGAGGTCGAGGACCTCGACGGCGGGCCGGGATACCCGGTGCTGACCGGCGACTACACGGTCGGGGCGCGCTGGGAGTCCGTACCCCTGGAGGTGGGCCGGCCGCTCGCGGCGCCGAAGCCGGTGTTCCGCAAGCTCGACCCGTCGATCGTCGACGAGGAGCTCGCCCGGCTGGCCGGCTGA
- a CDS encoding alpha/beta fold hydrolase: MPFVTVGTENSAPIDLYYEDHGSGQPIVLIHGFPFNGATWEKMANPLLAAGYRVITYDRRGFGNSAQPAFGYDYNTFAADLDVLMTELDLRNAILIGHSMGTGEVTRYLGAYGSDRVDRAVLMAPLAPFLLKTADNPEGVDKSLFEGFKAAIIQDRFAYLTQFCDAFFNYSENKGKWVSEEAYRAHWEIGARASAKGTHDSVDAWLTDFRGDLPNINIPVLIIQGDKDNVLPYPVTGQRLQHMLSDCRMVTLKGAPHGTPWTHPTEVNKAIMEFIGAPQMARA, from the coding sequence ATGCCTTTCGTCACCGTCGGTACGGAGAATTCCGCACCCATCGACCTCTACTACGAGGATCACGGCTCCGGCCAGCCGATCGTCCTGATTCACGGGTTCCCGTTCAACGGGGCGACCTGGGAGAAGATGGCCAATCCGCTGCTCGCGGCCGGCTACCGGGTGATCACGTACGACCGGCGCGGATTCGGCAACTCCGCCCAACCGGCGTTCGGCTACGACTACAACACCTTCGCGGCCGACCTCGACGTGCTGATGACCGAGTTGGACCTGCGCAACGCGATCCTCATCGGGCACTCGATGGGCACCGGCGAGGTGACCCGCTACCTCGGGGCGTACGGGTCGGACCGGGTGGACCGGGCGGTATTGATGGCCCCGTTGGCGCCGTTCCTGCTGAAGACGGCCGACAATCCGGAGGGGGTCGACAAGAGCCTGTTCGAGGGGTTCAAGGCGGCCATCATCCAGGACCGGTTCGCCTACCTGACCCAGTTCTGCGACGCCTTCTTCAACTACAGCGAGAACAAGGGCAAATGGGTCAGCGAGGAGGCGTACCGGGCGCACTGGGAGATCGGCGCGCGGGCGTCGGCGAAGGGCACCCACGACTCCGTGGACGCCTGGCTCACGGACTTCCGGGGCGACCTGCCGAACATCAACATCCCCGTGCTGATCATCCAGGGCGACAAGGACAACGTGCTGCCCTACCCGGTCACCGGCCAGCGGTTGCAGCACATGCTGTCCGACTGCCGGATGGTCACCCTGAAGGGCGCGCCGCACGGCACGCCGTGGACGCACCCGACCGAGGTCAACAAGGCGATCATGGAGTTCATCGGCGCGCCGCAGATGGCCCGCGCCTGA
- a CDS encoding TatD family hydrolase, whose protein sequence is MLAAMSEQTETRKQRAARRAGEFPPAPEALAVPVLDSHTHLDITVSEYGVPLRSARSEPGLRAPQSRANSGPAPADDPVAAAIAVAAGVGVDRLVQVGVDVESSRWGADVAERYGAVLATVALHPNEAPRLPDLDEALRQIEALAGRERVRGIGETGMDFFRTGDEGRAAQEESFRAHIAIAKRYGKALVIHDRDAHADVLRVLDDEGAPDTVVLHCFSGDADFARECVRRGYLLSFAGTVTFGSASALREAAAVTPPGQLLVETDAPYLTPMPHRGRPNASYLIPLTVRFLAETTGADLDELCAAISATGERAFGPW, encoded by the coding sequence ATGCTGGCCGCGATGAGCGAGCAGACCGAAACCCGCAAGCAGCGCGCCGCCCGCCGGGCCGGTGAGTTCCCGCCCGCCCCGGAGGCGCTGGCCGTGCCCGTGCTGGACAGCCACACCCACCTCGACATCACGGTCAGCGAATACGGCGTGCCCCTGCGAAGCGCGAGGAGTGAGCCGGGGTTGCGAGCCCCGCAGTCGCGAGCGAACAGCGGCCCAGCCCCGGCCGACGACCCGGTGGCGGCGGCGATCGCGGTGGCCGCCGGGGTCGGCGTGGACCGGCTCGTGCAGGTCGGCGTGGACGTCGAGTCGTCCCGGTGGGGCGCCGACGTCGCCGAGCGCTACGGCGCGGTCCTGGCCACCGTGGCCCTGCACCCGAACGAGGCGCCGCGCCTGCCCGACCTGGACGAGGCGCTGCGCCAGATCGAGGCCCTCGCCGGCCGGGAGCGGGTCCGCGGCATCGGCGAGACCGGGATGGACTTCTTCCGCACCGGCGACGAGGGGCGGGCCGCGCAGGAGGAGAGCTTTCGGGCGCACATCGCCATCGCCAAGCGGTACGGCAAGGCGCTGGTCATCCACGACCGGGACGCGCACGCCGACGTGCTGCGGGTCCTCGACGACGAGGGCGCCCCGGACACCGTGGTGCTGCACTGCTTCTCCGGCGACGCCGACTTCGCCCGCGAGTGCGTCCGCCGCGGCTACCTGCTCAGCTTCGCCGGCACGGTCACCTTCGGCAGCGCGTCGGCGCTCCGCGAGGCCGCCGCCGTCACCCCGCCCGGGCAACTGCTGGTCGAGACCGACGCGCCGTACCTGACGCCGATGCCGCACCGCGGGCGGCCGAACGCCTCGTACCTGATCCCGCTGACCGTGCGGTTCCTGGCCGAGACCACCGGCGCCGACCTCGACGAGCTGTGCGCGGCCATCTCCGCGACCGGCGAGCGCGCCTTCGGGCCGTGGTGA